Below is a genomic region from Balneola sp. MJW-20.
TGCCGGGAAGGTTGATAAAAGATTACAGGACATAAAAGTGCTGATGTATCATCGCATTCTCAGTGAGAATGAATACGATAATAAGCACTGGACAGGAGTCCATGTAAATCACTTTGAGGAGCATCTGAAAGTACTAGAACTATTTGGATTCACTCCAATAACATTTACCGACCTGAGATTTTTCTTAACAAAAGATCTTGAGCTTCCCAGAAAACCGGTCATTATTACTTTTGATGACGGTTATAAAGATTACTATGATCTTGCACATCCTCTTCTGATGCAATACGGAATGAGGGCAGTTGTATTTGCAATTGGAGACCGGAAAATACGCGAGAATATTTGGGATGATGAAAATATAATCGAGAGGGCCCCACTTATGACCGATGAAGAGCTGATCAGTATCTTCGATGATGGGGTTGAAATAGGTGCACATTCATATAGTCACAAACCACTTACCAAGATTACACCGGCAGAACTGGAAGCAGAGATATTTGAATGCAAGGATAGCCTGGAAGAATTACTTGAAACAGACATTCACACCTTTTGTTACCCGTATGGTCTGGATAACGAAGAGGTTCAGTCAGTAGTAAAAAAATCAGGGTTCACTTTTGGCTGTAGTGTATATAACGGTCCGCTTCAGTTTGGCGATTCTCTGTTTTGTATTCACAGAGTAACGATTAAGAATGGTATGGGGGCTCTTGGTTTTGCATTGAGAATTCTGACCCCATACGAATACCTGGAACTGGGTGGATCCAAGGTTAAAAAGATGATTAAAAACCTGATAAATACATAAGTCACACAAAACTTGATCTCGAATCATCGATTATATCTCACGGTAGTGATTTTGCTACCCATTCTTTCCGGGCTGATCGTCTCCGGTTGTAAGAAAGCTGCACCTATTGATAATATAAAGATCAATAATGTAGGCTATGA
It encodes:
- a CDS encoding polysaccharide deacetylase family protein, whose product is MANFEEKLTLQADSISEYLNAGKVDKRLQDIKVLMYHRILSENEYDNKHWTGVHVNHFEEHLKVLELFGFTPITFTDLRFFLTKDLELPRKPVIITFDDGYKDYYDLAHPLLMQYGMRAVVFAIGDRKIRENIWDDENIIERAPLMTDEELISIFDDGVEIGAHSYSHKPLTKITPAELEAEIFECKDSLEELLETDIHTFCYPYGLDNEEVQSVVKKSGFTFGCSVYNGPLQFGDSLFCIHRVTIKNGMGALGFALRILTPYEYLELGGSKVKKMIKNLINT